From the genome of Cydia fagiglandana chromosome 27, ilCydFagi1.1, whole genome shotgun sequence:
ggcctcgcctacgattgcttttgatccacgatgtacttaataactaaattggctggaaagctattcacttagcgatattttcgcttatgttaattgggaacatgactcgccgagattctgcggatcggatgcgatttcgaatgagaattctcttaaaccagtttaacgtcagattcgaacctgagattacaatttcaattctcaatttcctgtaattcacattataacgagtcactgtgatttcatgggttgcaatatggtgtatacatatttattcgttctctgagttctatgacagtaggtgtagccctatcgcttgcgcgcccgctaactcgccaccaggagataataaacaggtctcaatgaagatatccgatgtggagtacggaacacataatataaaaattttaccttccaataaaattattattatgtttcctatccacatcggatatctgagtaatgccttcctggcaggctactaggctacttttatgccgacggtacttctcctcaacaatgacatggcggtggcgagtggcgggaagcgagcaacggttcgcaggaagtggaagcggaactacgtcacggcgtggggcggagcgactacatagacgctagcggcatcattggtcaacgatcgcgttactctctcaatgaagatatccgatgtggataggaaacataataataattttattggaaggtaaaatttttatatttttttctacaaattgctaattttttataccagaaatgaattctacgttattgatttatccgaaattgataccaaatatgacctattagctaaacggggcctgttagaattttaagaatgaagccgggcgagcggtactttgaccccccccctctccggccccagagggggggctccttcgggctaccgatcgaaatcggcttggtttgatataaggaacaactgtgccaagtttcatgctttaatcaagaaaaaaaaggttcgacctttttttgtcacttagaaccctagctatatattgtatactttccccaaaaaataaaaaaatctttcaaCCATATTTCATGCTTAAAGAGGGGGTTGCATCAGGGGGAGGGGatgggacactagtgtgcgtaaagcaccatacacaaaggtatcatactacattcaatgaatgctggctataattacaagcttttatttagtttcacctgtcccgttgttggtctgtaatcaaatcttgcaagttaaatttgatccacttcccggtttccaattgagctgaaattttgcatgcatgtataaatcagatgacaatgcaatattatggtaccatcaagctggtctgatgatggagacagtagatggccataggaactctgtgatgaaacaacgcaacctaattgtgttacgggtttttagaattgtctcgatgagtattagttgtctgtcgtaagaaaagtacagtcagcgataaaagcttgtaataaaaatgaaatttttgtcaaaaacttatttgtttgtcttcccaatacattagaacacaacttGATCGAATCAAAGGGTGTAAAATgttacatacaaacacacaataTAGCTAACaatataactaaaactaaacacaTACAATTTCTTTCTCGTAGAGGGAAGGCTAAAATACTAGACATTAATTTTAAGGGGGACCCTGTTGATCAAGAAAAAAGTGTCAAATTCTTGGGAATCCATTTAGATGAATTAGGCGATTTTAAAACTCATGTGGAACAGGTTTgtaagaaattaaataaattcattttcCCACTACGAAGACTACGTGAAACTGTATCGCGAGAGGCGGCACTTGTAGCATACCATGGGTACATCATGTCTATTCTTCGTTATGGTTTGATCATATGGGGAAACTCCACTGATATGACAAAAGCATTTGTCAAACAGAAGAAATGTGTAAGAGCAATATTTTCACTAAAGCCTCTTGACTCGTGTAAACCGGTCTTTAAGCGCTACAAGCTTTTGTCTCTACCCTCTCTATATATTTATGAGATTGCCGTATTTGTCCATACAAACAAGCAATACTTTAATGAAAATGTTGATGTTATAACATACAACAATCGGATGTCAAGGCAAAAAAACCTATTGAATGTACCTAAAGCACGCCTGAAACAAACAACTCGCACGCCTTATTTTATgtgtgttaaaatatttaataaaattcctAGCGATGTCAAAAATCTTCCTTTAACGCAATTCAAGAAAAAATTGCATATGTGGCTATGTGAATTATGTATTTACTCTATAAGCGAGTTTTTAAATGCTAAGTTTAGTAATAGGAGCTAGTTGTAGTTTAATGTAagcatttacatttattttagtaataaggCATCTTTATTTTGTGTGACTTCCAGCCACGAAATCTAGATTTTATATTTGCATGCTTAATTAAGTAGAGTATGATGGACTATATAACTAATATTGTAACAACTTATTGTAACCCATATTCCGCAAATAAACAATCATTCAttcaatcattcattcattcattcattcattcacagGAAGACCTCTGCGAGAGCATCGCCGGCATCCTGGACCTATTCCCGACGGAGCAGCTCCCCAGTGCCATGCTGCTGGCCAAGGCTGGCTTCAAGATGCTGGCCACCGAGTGGTTCGGGATTGATCAGCACCGGATTGATAAGTTTCTTATGGTGAGTAATAATAATATCAGCAAGTTTTAACTAATTTATTATGGTGTGTATGAGAACACCCTCTTTTTAAAGCATAAAGGATGTAATTGAACCCTTATACACATACACAgaacacacactcacacacacacactcacacacacactcacacacacacactcacacacacacacactctcacacacacacacacacactcacacacacacacacacacacacatacattaagtccaccatttgtacattttatttgtattttgtgcaataaagtttaaataaataaatagtgtttagtttttaagtttataaaatacatatgtatgttagtctgtaaggtattacATTTGTagtatgggccttgttgccagacttaaatttcaaataaataaatatagtgcataattattttctatcctattttcacgaaaacgtacaaacgtgtcttgctatttcagtcagtctcggtacaaaaagtactgagtaTGTAGTATGTAGGTAGCTGTGTTGAGAGGAGACAGTTTATTGTATTAGCAATAGGAAACGGACTTAGAGCGCCTGTGTTTCACATTCCTACTCCTCACCTCATGGCGACCGTGACAGGACGCATTTACTTATATGCTATAATTTTGTTTAGCTCGTGCGTCGCTACCTCCGCGGCGCCCTGCGCTGTGTGCACCGCAGCGGCTGGACGGAGGACGCCTGCAACCAGTTTGCCAACATGCTCGCCGGCAAGGATGGTGAGTAATATAAGAAGCctaatagtaataatagttTGGGAATACTGGGGCACTAGCTTGTACTATCGGCCTCTagataaaaccggccaagtgcgagtcggactcgcgcacgaagggttccatactttttagtatttgttgttatagcggcaacagaaatacatcatctgtgaaaatttcaactgcctaggcctatcacggttcgtgagatacagcctggtgacagacggacggaactGGGCGTGAACTGTTCATGTGctctatcttttttttttttttaatatgaatgggcttactcatggccacagactagccgaggcgcagacgtggcctacgatggagcgagctcgcccagaaggtgcctgttcactcttgatttgatcTTGTGAGCGTGCTGTGATTTATTCTAACGCTATTGTTTAATATCCAGGCTTGCTGTCGTTGAAAACGCCCCTGTACGCGCGCAACGCCAACTCCCTCGTGATACACATCGCCGACTGTTATCTGGAAGAAATCTCCAAGGTTCGATTACTTCTTTAACACTTGtaagcaccacttgcaccatcccactaacccggggttaaccggttaaaccgggagctaccatggttaccagtacaatttgacactgggtttaaccgcttaggcccaggttagtgggatggtgctaAGAAGCTCTTTTTCGACTTTTTCATTTATAAAAACCCGTTTTGATTCTTTTTTCACTTAACATTTTTAGGGATCCGTACCttacctgtgaaaatttcaactgtctagctatcacggttcatgagatacggccaggagacagacagacggacaatggagtcttagtaatagggtcccgatttTACTTTAGGCTTAACGATTTTTTTCATTACTCATAAGAATATTACAATTCACAAGTGCAAATTTATTGTAATTGCAAAAtatacacaaaaaaatatatttttttttgtgtctaTTTTgcaattatgtaggtaggtatacatttttttaatccatTTTGCCCGCAGCGACTTACACATGTAAGTGCGCGAGAAcattatattacttacttagtTACCATGCGcacgggtacggaaccctaaaaactatatcGTGTGACATATCAACTGAGAGAGCTTCTTGTGGCCAGTTTTTTGTCCAAAACATggaaatacctaatttatttatttttttgttgactaGGTGTCATCCGGAGAGATATCCCCAGAGTCCCTGGTGATCCTGCTCCGGCCGTTCATAGCGTACCTGAGCCAGGGCTCCGCCCCGGCCATATGCATCGCTTCCAGGAGGGTGCTGACTGAGCTGCTCAAACACGGAGACACAGAGGTGAGATACTAGGTCACTCACTGACAACCATCGACAAGCGTCACGTCAACTAGCTGCTTTGAACACTCACCGGGTAACTCACATTTACATGACCGGTCACTGACGTCAGCGTGAGTGGTCACTCACATCCATGTGATCGATCACTCACCCCTATTGCGTATTGCCtactagtcatcatcatcatcatctcagccataagacttccactgctgaacataggcctcccccttatgggtgGTGAATGCCGTAATCGCcccgcttggcaggcgggttagcgatcgcagtcgagtacaccgaatttgagggacgctgctgcctgtccgccggtggtcttggatgtagtttaaggacatacccgggtctcTACCGGGTGCGTACTAGTAATTGACATTAATTGTGTAAATATCTTTTTTTTCTCAGGACGCAGAAGACGCTGAGGaggacgatgatgatgatgatgaacaaggTTCAGACGAAGAAGATGCTGCAGATGACGAAAACGGAGATGATGACGATGAAGTGATGACCAATGGGTGAATATAACAATTTTTCTTTTAGTATTTTGTTGTATTCTGTAGACTGGCCAaggtcacagacaaaacatccaccagaccgagcatagtcgcgctaccccctctgccacgcatacggtaattttactccatgttcgagtcgaaagtgtgtgtgcatttttttcaataataatattcgtcttctttgtcggactccgcttcggaTCTTCCGATAAAATCGatactcatccacgaattgccatTTGCCAGACTCTGCACTACAATAATGTATATATTTCCCCGCAGAGCCCTGGACCCCCGCGCGGGCCTCGTGGACGTGGTGCTGCGCCCGCTGCCGGTGCCGGCTGTAGAGCTCGTCGCTGTGCTCAAGCAGCACTTAGTGCACGCTAAGGGCGCCGGGaaccgccgcgcgcgccgctgcATACAGCTGTAAGtgttagggtcggttgcacccaactgttacgaacgttaaagagttcgctaaatttttatgtatggaaagtttcatagtaaaggcgcggggcgcgccggctgacgatgatcagtctgtcaaatgtggtcggtgcaactggcacttagtcatgtatagtgtgtagctttcaaatagaactcgacggctaatcctactGTCTATTGTTAAATTAAACcgcacgtgccacaaccacctgcataaaaaatacgtactgcggttactgagtgccggcgagtcgaacgctacagaaccagtctaaaatatgTCATCGatatgcgtaacaaaggcgcgttatcggagagcgcacctacactggttttttgagcgttggactagcccgcgctcaggtgccaaatagaataatgaagACCCTTTTTCGCAGGTAAGCAGCTCTTGCGGTTTTACTtgacaatagacaataggattagccgtcgagctctatttgaatgCTACGTACtataccgactattgatttggccgactagccgactaatcggcgctcggatgaCCGATGacgtgaagccgatggtcccgggttcgaatcccggtaagggcatttatttgtgtgattagcagttcctgagtcatggttgttttctatgcatATAAGTATGTTTCTATCGTCGGCTAGTACCCATAGCACaaactttgcttagtttgggcataaaataaataatagtacttagtacagaagactcactctctaacaaaacgcgtctgttacgatcagcacagatatggccgctaggtggcgacagcgccacgccagcgttatggcaaaccccaaaattggggccgaacggatgcactttcagctacctgtagcaaagcgacgaaatcgcggagtgagacacgcctggtttgGGGCtaagtcgatctgtgtaagatgtccccaatatttttttatttatttttatttttttatttaaaactttattacacaaaagaataacttaatgtacaaaaggcgaacttaatgccatgaggcattctctactagtcaaccttaaggccaaGCAGAAAATATTGTAGGTTGTAATTTATTTTCAGATTGGAGCAGTTCTCATCGGGCTCGCACCCGTTCGCGCCCCCCTCCCCCGCCCTGGACGTGGGCCCCCCCCTCAAACCCACCAAGACCGCTAAAGCTCTGCGGGCTCTGGAGAAGAAACTCGTCGCTAACGGAGACGAACTGGCCTTAAGAGGTACTTACGAGCCctgatgcatatgttttcgtctagttcccgcgtttgtacaaaaatagtacattgtgcaacatggggcgtaagttgaatattgcaaacgagagtaagttaaatcgcgacggcttgccggagcgatttatagactcgagtttgcattATTaagccccgagttacacacaatgtttttcatcacacttgcgatacaaaaattaagtataaagacaaaaaactgttaattatggcactagacacttcataactccctagggagaacgctttttctataacttccgctaaacctgcgtgcaattccacatttactgagcaagtgtgatgaaaaatgttttatagtgtgtcaaaggactgtctcatttcaatcatagacagagagaatcatactatctttgtcatacactagtactagcacccaaaagcaAAAGATGAGTATGggtttcctggttcttactgactgacaaattggttagACCAGCTAtagtttaacacattcattgccaccgagccaaacaagacgtccgcgccaggccacaacaatttcATTATTTAAAGCAGTgtagtaccacgatcccgactatcgggtcgtccggcctgggaacggaatcataaaatacccgatagttGGGTTTTCaacactgaatgtgttaaaaatcataacaactatagttcgtttctgTTAGCATTCGAAATaaggtaatagtacatttcgatgctagtgcggaaggtatgtcattacttcacgagtaccgagatatcttgccacgagccgcaggcgagtggcaagactcgggacgagtgaagaatgacatttccgcacgtgtatcgaacgacgttttttaatacagttgcgaaaaaataagaaaaacattgttaatcgtacactaaacaaaagtggtaacagtgacagctcggttagacgtcgtctttaagtatattatatctatgggcgtttgacagctattccgttccattcagtcaacttattaagaacggaattttcaatattgaatattaaaaaataaacgtgttataatgatgaagaggtaagtaattaaatatgaaatatgtaatatttttcgtattcttacattaacagtaggtttttatgctgattacgacgtttaaaggaaactaatattaacactcatcaataagtagtcgtgaattggaacaagtataaatttaaaaaaattggaaaagtaaaaagcactagttcgagataaccaactttccgcacgctaaacagctacgtaaagtagcactttttgagcaactgtattaaaaaaaatctttatgtgtcttttaattgaaaaacattttaaaaataagttactacaaatatgtaacaattatgaatctaatacgatcatttatattcttctgctttcataagtaataattagtataattactgatttttaaaaagcgtatttcaattaatagtcatgtcaagatcgcttaccttcttgcaagttctttctaatgctaaaaaaaacgaactataactatttaacttgtttttattttagttttcagtatttatatttagtttgaCATAGGTGTTCTATTTACTGTACGTGGTGCCTgaaaatattactttatttattgaagtgaaaacttttttagcggcgctgagcccTTTTTGAGGtagggaaaaaatgataaactcgagacagcgtaacgcgtaacgcgctgacgtcatgtgtggtgtgacggacaatgttttTCACCAAAGAAGTTTAGTGGAGTGGATTTATACATAGAAAGAAAGAACTTCACCAAAGAACTAAAGGGGGATGTGTCAATtgtacatagtgctgcagatattttggactagtcgttgagttttcacttctgttgcactcccggagtgcaacccgttgttttttttttattaaataccgtATCTCGTCGCAGGTCTGAGCCGGAAGCACCGGAAGCGGCTGCTGGCCAAGTCCCGCGCCGGTCTCTCCATCGTCGAGGACGTGCAGACAACCAAGCAGAAACCCAAGACATCCGTAAGTAAAGTATACCTTTAGAGATAATATcgagaggccgtgagttcaagtatcacccaagacagtaaacAATGACTTTTAGGACTGTTTAGAAGGCAGAAAGGAAAAGTGAGActatgacaaggacaaacaataatatataGCGCTTTCTATGCTACTCCTAATGAATGTTCCATAAGCGCGTCTCGTTCATTTATCTCCCGACTCCCCAatttcatctctatattattgtatctCTATGTATTTCAGAACGGCGATTGGCAAGTTGAAGAGACGGGAGCAGTTATTAAAAACAAGACGAAACTGAAACGGGCCAACAAAGAGAACGAGGCGGAACCTATAAACAAAAAACAGAAGCTTAACAAAGTAGAAAACACGGGAAGTCAGGAGAAAAAAGTGAAAAACAATGTTAAGAAACAGAAAAATGATAAGGTAAAagataatgttaaaaataatgttaaaccGGTGAAGAATGATGTTAAGGATGTTAAAAATAGTGTTAAGAAAGTTAAAAGTAATGTTAAAGACGCTAAGCATAATGTTAAGGAAGTGAAAAACAGTGGTAAAGTGACAAAtgatttaaaagttaaaaatagtgTTAACATAGTTAAAGCTAGTGTTAAAAATGTTAATGTTGCtgataaaaaagtaaataaattaagtaaaaaaGAAATAACTAAACACGCTAAAAATGGCGAAGCTAAATTGCTGGTTAATAACAAAGTTAAGAAATTTCAAAAGCAAGATAAGAATACTGGTTTGAATTCCATGTCTACGCCAAAAAAGGTGAAATTTGTGTTGAAAAACAACTCGATGCAAGGAACGGTGGACTATTACAAGAGCATAAGGGAGAGCCCAAATATACCTTTCGACAGTTCGAAAAGGCCGAGTAAGACGAATTTAAAAGTATCGACGCCATCACCGATAAATCCTTTTTTTAAGAAGAAAATGACGAGACGAGCGAGTTTTGGAGCGCAAATTGTGTTTTAAAATTTAgaataatttgtaatatttcattaaataagtattattagagttagaccaagacaagtctgcaacgattttaacagCATTCGctgtgctagtgttatttatacgtcataatttcatagaagattgacgtttaaaataacacttgtctgacctgtcttggtctaactcaagcaccacttgcaccattccactaacccagggttaaccggttaaaccgctaACCCGGTGTAAAAttttactggtaaccatggtaactccaggtttaaccggttaaaccgttaacacagtgtcaaattgtactgggcAACCATGGTAAATCCAAATTTACCCTGGTTAGGTGAATGGTACAAGTGTTGCAAGTATTGATTTAACCCGGATGTTTTTAGAATAGAATTTTTCTAACCTCATAAGTattggtaattatttttttcttccgAAACATGGTATCTAATTTTGCGGTACAATAATAAAACGACACTAAAATTCAGTGCATAATCACTATTAATTACTCTGATTTAATTTCGGAGGAAAAAAGTAACTACTACTTTTGAGGTTATAAAATTTCTAATctgaaaacgaaaaaaacggactatactcGGTAATACTTTGTTGAAaagtaattgtttttatttccatACTTTGAGTAAACACTATGTTTAACAAGTATGAAATTTTATGAAATGAATTTCTTGTAATTGTAAATTTTTAATAGTTGAATTGATAGTAATTGatagttttatttaaacttaCTTGAGAAATAAAATAGGTTGGTAAACATAATATAACATGAACATAATACAAATTATGTAAACATAATCATAAGGCTGTCAATTTGagctttttattattgttgatgTACATAAGTGAGGTTATGTTTTCAATAGTAAATTGATCGAAATTATTTCGATTAAAAATGTTGGTTATTTCATATAATTCTTGCATAATAAGCCCTGTGGTGCTCCGGGTGTCCATGAGCGACGATGATTGCTTACCATTAGGCGAATCAGCTACTCGTTTGACACCAGTATCATTAACAAAATCCCTAAGGCGAAGTAATTTATTTACCGAAATTCGACTTTATAATACCAATTTTTTATTACGGCTGAAAAATCTAAATTatactttcgtgagacatattttaaactgtttagacaACGGTTTCACTAACTTGAAATTTTAGTCGCTATAGGCGACATGTTTTGGGCCCGTCGGAGGTCCTTCCTCAGGGTCGAGTGCTCGTAGCGGTTGCACTTCGTGCACTGAGGGCACACACAATATATGTTGGCGATGGCTGATTGCTctaatagcacagaataaataataatagtactaccgtacagaaatgaCACTTCCTAcgaacccgaagtttgacagcggttcaggctCGAATCATGGtctccctttctaatatatggcactatccctttcggcaatttagggttgtcaaaattcaagtgattatcttatctgtggtcttgcacgcaaaaggaagtcaagtggtgccaaccgtaataattgctcggagcaatgctaagccgaacggagccgagttcgaccgaagtgaggagtgtctccccactgctaatagcgactaaaaattcaagtgagtgtaACCGTGTCGTCTATACAGTATGGCTGGAAAATTATGTTGGTGTTTTGATGTTAACTAGATGTTTTGAATTAAGTTTGtgtatagatgtcgctagttgAGTCGCGAGTGTAAGATATTAAATAAATGCActcaattttattaatttgtttcattttctaTTTTTCTTCCTTCTACGTCTTcagtttatacgaaaatgatatagtCGCaacaaacaaagtctgcagcggatttgatagcccacgcagtgtaagtgttatgtaaggtttactcgggtaattccgaatgtcgaaaactgtcggataattcggaaaag
Proteins encoded in this window:
- the LOC134677783 gene encoding ribosomal RNA processing protein 1 homolog — its product is MKVTDKSNEKKRKIKKKPIDKNKKQQVLVVAQEIKFARLLSGNEKKTRDRVLRALKKWLVNCFEKNYEFKEDDFTRVWKGLFYAVWMSDKPLVQEDLCESIAGILDLFPTEQLPSAMLLAKAGFKMLATEWFGIDQHRIDKFLMLVRRYLRGALRCVHRSGWTEDACNQFANMLAGKDGLLSLKTPLYARNANSLVIHIADCYLEEISKVSSGEISPESLVILLRPFIAYLSQGSAPAICIASRRVLTELLKHGDTEDAEDAEEDDDDDDEQGSDEEDAADDENGDDDDEVMTNGALDPRAGLVDVVLRPLPVPAVELVAVLKQHLVHAKGAGNRRARRCIQLLEQFSSGSHPFAPPSPALDVGPPLKPTKTAKALRALEKKLVANGDELALRGLSRKHRKRLLAKSRAGLSIVEDVQTTKQKPKTSNGDWQVEETGAVIKNKTKLKRANKENEAEPINKKQKLNKVENTGSQEKKVKNNVKKQKNDKVKDNVKNNVKPVKNDVKDVKNSVKKVKSNVKDAKHNVKEVKNSGKVTNDLKVKNSVNIVKASVKNVNVADKKVNKLSKKEITKHAKNGEAKLLVNNKVKKFQKQDKNTGLNSMSTPKKVKFVLKNNSMQGTVDYYKSIRESPNIPFDSSKRPSKTNLKVSTPSPINPFFKKKMTRRASFGAQIVF